The following proteins come from a genomic window of Methanosarcina sp. MTP4:
- a CDS encoding dihydropteroate synthase-like protein produces MDTLIATGRLAENTVRKAVGKKADILVVDIDIAAFITPKKLLKAFQEANFSKKIELILVPGLVAGDFSKVSEELGCKIRLGPKHAYDLGFVLPFAGKVEFSKTIPACELLADVRREMALKLVKEAEENAHPLLALREVKLGGGARMKVMGEIVGAAELDPGTLERRIEAFIARGADIIDLGASLNTEPGQVGRTVALAKARTGVPISVDTLDPVLIKEGIEAGADLVLSLNGTNMDSAGPTVAKAGASAVVIPDEGESLESLVRNIKAARRLGIEKIIADPVLDPIGHNITESIVRYREFHRDYPEIPVFFGVGNVTELMDVDTIGVNAALCGIGAEVGASILFTPEFSDKAQGSIEELKRASEMMQLAKTRESSPKDLGLDLLRIKEKRRRPDGFLPENAVKAKASKNWRLDPAGPIRIWIMPDRVRGNGGLIVAEHEKTSVAGESAREVMDTLLELELISRLDHAAYLGRELERAELALRFNRSYAQDDEF; encoded by the coding sequence ATGGATACTTTAATTGCAACCGGGAGGCTTGCAGAAAATACCGTGAGGAAAGCGGTCGGGAAAAAAGCCGACATCCTTGTTGTTGACATAGATATCGCCGCCTTCATCACTCCTAAAAAACTATTAAAAGCCTTTCAGGAAGCGAATTTTTCAAAAAAAATCGAGCTGATCCTGGTACCGGGACTGGTTGCAGGAGACTTTTCAAAAGTTTCGGAAGAACTCGGATGCAAAATCCGGCTCGGCCCAAAGCACGCCTATGACCTGGGTTTCGTGCTCCCCTTTGCCGGGAAAGTGGAGTTTTCTAAAACCATTCCTGCCTGTGAACTCCTTGCAGACGTGCGGAGGGAAATGGCCCTGAAGCTCGTAAAGGAAGCCGAAGAAAATGCCCACCCCCTTCTGGCCCTTAGGGAAGTAAAACTCGGAGGTGGAGCTCGCATGAAGGTTATGGGAGAAATTGTAGGAGCTGCCGAGCTTGACCCCGGAACCCTTGAGAGGAGAATCGAAGCTTTTATCGCCCGGGGTGCGGACATCATCGACCTTGGAGCTTCCCTGAACACCGAGCCCGGGCAGGTAGGCAGGACGGTCGCCCTGGCAAAAGCCCGGACAGGAGTCCCAATTAGCGTCGACACCCTCGACCCCGTACTTATCAAAGAAGGAATCGAAGCCGGGGCTGACCTGGTCCTGAGCCTGAACGGGACGAACATGGACAGCGCAGGGCCCACTGTGGCAAAAGCCGGAGCATCTGCAGTGGTAATTCCGGATGAAGGAGAGAGCCTGGAAAGCCTTGTCCGGAACATCAAAGCAGCCCGCAGGCTCGGAATTGAAAAAATAATTGCAGACCCTGTCCTTGACCCAATAGGGCACAACATCACGGAGTCAATTGTCCGCTACAGGGAATTCCACAGAGACTATCCGGAAATCCCCGTATTCTTCGGAGTGGGAAACGTAACAGAGCTAATGGACGTGGACACCATAGGCGTCAACGCCGCCCTCTGCGGGATCGGAGCCGAAGTAGGGGCAAGTATCCTCTTTACCCCAGAATTCAGTGACAAAGCCCAGGGTTCCATAGAAGAGCTGAAAAGGGCTTCCGAAATGATGCAACTTGCAAAAACAAGGGAAAGCTCCCCCAAGGATCTGGGGCTCGACCTCCTCCGGATCAAAGAAAAACGCAGGCGTCCGGACGGCTTCCTGCCCGAAAATGCAGTTAAGGCAAAGGCTTCGAAAAACTGGCGCTTGGACCCTGCAGGCCCCATCCGAATCTGGATCATGCCAGACAGGGTTCGCGGAAACGGCGGGCTTATCGTGGCTGAACATGAAAAAACCTCAGTGGCAGGAGAAAGCGCAAGAGAAGTCATGGACACCCTGCTCGAGCTCGAACTGATCTCCCGCCTCGACCACGCAGCCTATCTGGGACGAGAGCTCGAAAGGGCGGAACTGGCGCTTCGCTTTAACAGGAGCTACGCCCAGGACGACGAGTTCTGA
- the ftsZ gene encoding cell division protein FtsZ, protein MQSIVQEAMKYTEKEKEFRKKAASDEDFEEFGQPRIMIIGCGGAGNNTINRLYNIGIEGAETVCINTDKQHLDNVRADKKILVGKTLTRGLGAGGYPETGKKAAELARGTLEEVLKDADLVFVTAGLGGGTGTGVAPVVAEVAKEQGAIVVGMVSSPFRVERARTVKAEEGLEEFRRAADTVIVLDNNRLLNYVPNLPIDQAFSVMDQLISETVKGITETITVPSLINLDYADIRTIMSCGGVAVMLVGESKSQDKSTEVVRTALNHPLLDVDYKGASGSLVHVTGGPDLSLKEAEEIASMLTYELSSNANVIWGARIRDDYEGKVRVMAIMTGVQSAQILGPQAGAGILEPQSEAEAFRAKRLGRVNQDSRGGEMGEIRKKNDNSIIDFIN, encoded by the coding sequence TTGCAATCTATAGTACAGGAAGCAATGAAATATACTGAAAAAGAGAAGGAATTCCGGAAAAAAGCGGCATCAGATGAAGATTTTGAAGAATTCGGCCAGCCGAGGATCATGATCATAGGCTGCGGGGGTGCCGGGAACAACACCATAAACCGACTCTACAATATCGGGATTGAAGGTGCGGAAACCGTCTGCATCAACACTGACAAGCAGCATCTGGACAACGTGAGGGCTGACAAGAAGATCCTGGTGGGAAAAACCCTCACAAGGGGTCTGGGAGCCGGCGGGTACCCCGAAACCGGGAAGAAAGCCGCCGAACTTGCAAGAGGCACTCTTGAAGAAGTATTAAAAGACGCTGACCTTGTATTCGTTACCGCAGGCCTCGGGGGAGGTACCGGGACCGGTGTTGCCCCTGTAGTCGCAGAAGTCGCAAAAGAGCAGGGAGCCATCGTAGTAGGCATGGTCTCCAGCCCCTTCAGGGTTGAGAGAGCCCGCACTGTCAAAGCAGAGGAAGGACTTGAAGAATTCCGCCGGGCAGCGGACACTGTGATCGTCCTGGACAACAACAGGCTGCTCAACTACGTGCCCAACCTGCCAATCGACCAGGCCTTCTCAGTCATGGACCAGCTCATTTCCGAAACCGTAAAAGGCATAACCGAAACTATCACCGTGCCTTCCCTGATAAACCTTGACTACGCCGACATCAGGACCATCATGAGCTGCGGCGGGGTTGCCGTAATGCTCGTGGGCGAGTCCAAGAGCCAGGACAAGAGCACGGAAGTAGTGCGGACTGCCCTGAACCACCCTCTGCTTGACGTCGATTACAAGGGTGCAAGCGGGAGCCTGGTGCATGTGACCGGAGGGCCGGACCTGAGCCTGAAGGAAGCAGAAGAAATCGCCTCCATGCTCACCTACGAACTTTCATCCAACGCCAATGTCATCTGGGGCGCAAGAATCAGGGACGATTACGAGGGCAAGGTCCGTGTTATGGCAATCATGACCGGCGTCCAGTCAGCCCAGATCCTCGGTCCACAGGCAGGTGCCGGCATCCTGGAACCCCAGAGCGAAGCCGAAGCCTTCCGGGCAAAAAGGTTAGGAAGAGTGAACCAGGACTCCAGAGGGGGAGAAATGGGTGAAATAAGGAAAAAGAACGACAATTCGATCATTGACTTCATAAACTAA